In the Leptolyngbya sp. SIO1E4 genome, one interval contains:
- a CDS encoding DUF3616 domain-containing protein, whose amino-acid sequence MAHSTCRLNFSVKADIVRTSLSAVRHIGPYLWLGCDETATLERLTLNGDQAENHCHFEVADFLKLPKSSDEEIDVEGIAYADYYLWFVGSHSLKRKTVKSEKTGEDNVKRLRKIEREENRYTLGRIPLVDGQLFATCPHPEKPDVTLTAAQLQRKKKGNELTNRLEDDPHLGSFLKAEIPGKDNGFDVEGLAVLGDRLLLGLRGPVLRGWAVLIEVQLEEDDPGSLRLKKIGDDKERYHKHFLDLGGLGIRDLCLWHDTLLILAGPTMALDGSVRVFSLPLAELKAGKAILHPSVLLEVPHGKGSDRAEGITLLRPDQTELLIVYDAPASERLQGDGTVVADRIFL is encoded by the coding sequence ATGGCTCATTCGACTTGCCGCCTGAACTTTAGTGTAAAGGCTGATATCGTCCGCACCTCTCTATCAGCAGTACGCCATATTGGCCCTTATCTCTGGTTAGGGTGTGACGAAACGGCCACGCTAGAACGGCTTACCCTCAATGGCGATCAGGCAGAAAATCATTGCCATTTTGAGGTTGCCGACTTTTTGAAGTTACCGAAGTCGAGTGATGAGGAAATTGACGTTGAAGGGATTGCCTATGCCGATTACTACTTGTGGTTTGTAGGGTCCCATAGCCTGAAACGCAAAACCGTGAAGTCTGAGAAGACGGGTGAAGATAACGTCAAACGCCTCAGGAAAATTGAGCGGGAGGAAAATCGCTACACGTTAGGGCGTATTCCCCTGGTTGATGGACAACTCTTTGCGACTTGCCCACATCCAGAAAAGCCTGATGTGACCCTCACTGCTGCCCAGCTACAGCGCAAAAAGAAAGGCAATGAACTCACTAATCGTCTTGAAGACGACCCACACTTGGGAAGTTTTCTCAAAGCAGAGATTCCTGGTAAAGATAATGGCTTTGATGTTGAAGGGTTAGCGGTACTGGGTGATCGCCTTCTGCTGGGCCTGCGGGGACCCGTGTTGCGTGGGTGGGCTGTTCTTATAGAAGTACAGCTAGAAGAGGATGACCCCGGCAGTCTGCGCTTAAAGAAAATCGGGGACGACAAAGAGCGATATCACAAGCACTTTCTAGATTTGGGCGGGCTGGGCATTCGGGACCTGTGCCTCTGGCACGACACCTTACTGATTCTCGCGGGGCCAACAATGGCGCTAGACGGCTCAGTACGGGTATTTTCCCTACCGCTGGCAGAGCTAAAAGCCGGTAAGGCTATCCTGCACCCTTCGGTGCTGCTAGAAGTGCCCCATGGCAAGGGGAGCGATCGCGCTGAAGGCATAACCCTGCTGCGCCCAGATCAAACAGAGCTGCTGATCGTGTACGATGCCCCAGCCTCTGAGCGGTTACAGGGCGATGGCACCGTGGTGGCTGACCGTATTTTTCTTTAA
- a CDS encoding UDP-N-acetylmuramate--L-alanine ligase, with amino-acid sequence MLNSVDFSGKPFHFIGIGGIGMSALAYVLTQRQLPVSGSDLRLSHITQRLQEAGAHIFWSQEADNLRFFETANGASSNRQSKLLRSRTFSATYKLPQVICSTAINESNSEYRAAQQMGCPIFHRSDLLAALMRQYQSIAVAGTHGKTTTSSMMGYALLEAGMDPTMVVGGEVSAWKGNARLGEGNWFVAEADESDGSLVKLAATIGIITNIELDHPDHYGKLEDVIDIFRHFAQQSKALIASVDCETIRRSLNPTVTYSIEAGRHADITVSNVVHGPTGTQADVWEQGKHLGTLRLSVPGRHNLSNALAVIAAGRYLGLGFEQLAMGLLKFEGARRRFELRGFYSGIQFIDDYAHHPSEIRVTLSAASLQKQPETHLEASARRIFAVFQPHRYSRSAAFLEEFAQAFQDADEVIVTDIYSAGEENTYGISGEAIAQAIAIHHPRVQYCPALSAVRAVLVERLQQGDMALFLGAGNLNRIIPEVMEPFIEAEARAVQRA; translated from the coding sequence ATGCTGAATTCTGTGGATTTCAGCGGTAAGCCTTTCCATTTCATTGGAATAGGTGGGATTGGTATGTCTGCTTTGGCTTATGTCCTAACGCAGCGCCAACTACCTGTGTCAGGATCAGACTTACGGTTGAGTCATATAACCCAGCGTCTCCAGGAAGCGGGCGCTCATATCTTTTGGAGTCAGGAAGCAGATAACCTGAGATTCTTTGAGACGGCAAATGGCGCTTCCTCTAACCGCCAAAGTAAGCTGTTGAGGTCCCGGACATTCAGCGCTACTTACAAACTGCCTCAGGTCATTTGCTCAACGGCTATCAACGAGAGTAATTCTGAGTATCGAGCGGCTCAACAAATGGGCTGTCCCATTTTTCATCGCTCCGATCTCCTGGCTGCGTTAATGCGCCAATATCAGAGTATTGCTGTGGCGGGCACCCATGGAAAAACCACTACCAGCAGCATGATGGGTTACGCCTTGTTAGAAGCTGGTATGGATCCAACGATGGTGGTTGGCGGCGAGGTATCAGCCTGGAAGGGCAATGCACGCCTGGGTGAGGGGAACTGGTTTGTGGCAGAAGCAGATGAATCCGATGGGTCGCTGGTTAAGCTGGCGGCAACCATTGGTATCATCACGAATATTGAGCTGGATCACCCCGATCACTATGGCAAACTAGAGGATGTCATTGATATCTTTCGCCACTTTGCCCAGCAGTCTAAAGCGCTGATTGCCTCGGTTGATTGCGAAACAATCCGGCGATCGCTGAACCCAACCGTAACTTACAGTATTGAAGCTGGGCGCCATGCCGATATCACCGTCAGCAACGTTGTCCATGGTCCTACTGGTACCCAAGCAGATGTATGGGAGCAGGGTAAGCACTTAGGGACACTGCGACTATCTGTACCGGGTCGCCATAACCTGAGCAATGCCTTGGCAGTCATTGCAGCAGGTCGCTATTTGGGTCTCGGATTTGAGCAGCTAGCGATGGGGCTGCTTAAGTTTGAGGGAGCCCGCCGTCGTTTTGAACTGCGAGGGTTTTACAGCGGGATTCAATTTATTGATGACTATGCCCATCACCCGAGTGAAATTCGAGTAACCTTGTCTGCAGCCAGCTTGCAGAAACAGCCTGAGACTCATTTAGAAGCTTCTGCAAGGCGTATTTTCGCTGTATTCCAACCCCATCGGTACAGTCGCAGCGCGGCTTTCCTTGAAGAATTTGCCCAGGCTTTTCAAGATGCCGACGAAGTGATTGTGACCGATATCTACAGTGCGGGAGAAGAAAATACCTATGGAATTTCTGGGGAAGCCATTGCCCAAGCCATTGCGATTCATCATCCGCGTGTGCAATATTGCCCGGCTTTAAGCGCTGTTCGGGCTGTCCTCGTAGAGCGTTTACAACAGGGTGATATGGCCCTGTTTTTAGGGGCAGGTAACCTGAATCGGATTATTCCTGAGGTGATGGAGCCATTTATAGAAGCTGAAGCACGGGCTGTACAGCGGGCATAG
- a CDS encoding HAMP domain-containing protein, translating to MGWRKWGDFRWRLVAWYTLLSGCTLLSFDLYLYFQFRDGLLKQVDRALEVAAIQAIKNIDDEVEVLTFDPRRDAPALAALLDNAGVSVYLLGADGTVKGQFGHLLTSPIEVSVLPGFDTLKRADGRWRVYTQEILAHNNRPSGWIKVVHSLDEVDASSDDLRRQMVLGMPLVLAFVGVGGCFLASRALAPIGQMTQTAQQVRLSGDLTQRIHYQGSQDELGRLAVLFDEMLDSLQQTFEREQRFSADVSHELRTPLTVLKGRIHVALSQSRTADDYRETLEGIEPEVERLIRLSNDLLLLAQLERCSQQWRAEIVDLSDLLAAIAEQVKPLADLKQVHFNTAIAPKLTLLGQPDHLIRLFLNLLDNAIKHTPPQATVTLGACQKSDTIQVTVGDQGPGIAAQHLPHLFERFYRVDADRSRQTGGAGLGLAIAQEVAHLHSGTITVQSQLHQGTGVIVTFPIHGSANQP from the coding sequence ATGGGATGGCGCAAATGGGGGGATTTTCGGTGGCGACTCGTGGCTTGGTATACGCTGCTCTCTGGCTGCACGCTGTTATCGTTCGACCTATACCTGTACTTTCAGTTTCGAGATGGGCTGCTTAAACAGGTTGACCGTGCCCTTGAGGTGGCAGCCATTCAAGCCATTAAGAATATCGACGATGAGGTCGAAGTTTTAACGTTTGATCCGCGACGAGATGCGCCAGCCCTAGCCGCCTTATTAGATAACGCTGGAGTATCCGTATATTTGCTAGGCGCAGACGGTACCGTTAAGGGGCAGTTCGGTCATCTCTTAACCTCGCCCATAGAAGTCTCTGTTCTCCCAGGATTTGACACCTTAAAAAGGGCGGATGGGCGCTGGCGTGTGTACACCCAGGAAATTCTTGCCCATAACAACAGGCCTTCTGGCTGGATTAAGGTGGTGCATTCCCTGGATGAGGTTGACGCGTCATCCGACGACCTGCGGCGACAAATGGTGTTGGGGATGCCCTTGGTGCTGGCTTTTGTCGGAGTGGGCGGGTGCTTTCTCGCCAGTCGTGCCCTCGCCCCTATTGGACAAATGACCCAAACGGCTCAGCAAGTCAGGCTCAGCGGGGATCTAACGCAGCGGATTCACTATCAAGGCTCTCAGGATGAGTTGGGACGATTGGCCGTCCTCTTTGATGAGATGTTGGATTCCCTTCAACAAACCTTCGAACGAGAACAGCGCTTTAGTGCAGATGTTTCCCACGAGTTGCGGACGCCTTTAACGGTTTTAAAGGGACGCATCCATGTTGCCCTCAGCCAGTCTCGCACCGCAGATGACTATCGGGAAACACTGGAGGGCATTGAACCAGAAGTCGAGCGACTAATTCGCTTGAGTAATGACCTGTTGCTGTTAGCTCAGCTAGAACGGTGCAGTCAGCAGTGGCGCGCTGAAATCGTTGACTTAAGTGACTTGTTAGCGGCGATCGCAGAGCAGGTTAAGCCCCTTGCCGATCTGAAACAGGTTCACTTTAATACTGCAATTGCGCCCAAGTTAACCCTGCTTGGCCAACCTGATCACTTAATTCGCCTATTTCTCAATCTGCTTGACAATGCGATCAAACACACCCCGCCCCAAGCCACCGTCACTCTGGGCGCCTGTCAGAAATCCGACACGATTCAAGTGACGGTGGGCGATCAGGGCCCCGGTATTGCTGCCCAGCATCTACCCCATCTGTTTGAACGCTTTTATCGAGTAGATGCTGATCGCTCTCGTCAGACCGGGGGGGCTGGGTTGGGGCTTGCCATTGCTCAAGAAGTGGCCCACCTACACAGCGGTACCATCACTGTTCAAAGCCAGCTTCATCAGGGTACAGGGGTTATCGTGACATTCCCGATACACGGTTCTGCAAACCAACCGTAA
- a CDS encoding ssl1498 family light-harvesting-like protein yields MRYTVEDGGRLNNFAVEPKMYEAEPPTATEKRNYIILGTLAAALVVGVVSIAFVVS; encoded by the coding sequence ATGCGCTATACCGTTGAAGATGGTGGTCGGCTGAATAACTTCGCTGTAGAACCCAAAATGTACGAAGCCGAGCCTCCAACGGCTACTGAAAAGCGTAACTACATTATTCTGGGCACCTTAGCGGCTGCTTTGGTTGTCGGTGTTGTTTCTATTGCATTTGTAGTTTCCTAA
- a CDS encoding response regulator transcription factor: protein MAMRVLVVEDDVGIAQFVQQGLSEAGYAVDVAQDGKLAIDYALAAEYDLLVIDIQLPRLDGLDLLKILRSEGIQAPVLLLTARSTVQDRVMGLNAGADDYLIKPFDFAELLARIRALLRRPPLQNDLILQVGDLKLDIVQRSVRRGDREIDLSPREFALLEYLMGHSRQVLSRTQIAQHVWSFDFYSDFKVIDVYIGYLRRKIERQGEPRLIKTVRGVGYCISADPESNQES, encoded by the coding sequence ATCGCGATGCGTGTATTAGTGGTAGAAGACGACGTCGGTATTGCTCAGTTTGTGCAACAGGGGCTGAGTGAAGCTGGGTACGCTGTCGATGTTGCCCAAGACGGCAAACTGGCAATAGATTATGCGCTGGCTGCTGAGTACGATCTCTTAGTGATTGATATCCAGTTACCTCGGCTGGATGGGCTAGACCTGCTGAAAATACTACGGTCTGAAGGAATACAGGCACCCGTTTTGCTGCTGACGGCTCGCAGCACCGTTCAAGATCGTGTCATGGGGCTCAACGCCGGGGCTGACGACTATCTCATTAAACCTTTCGACTTTGCAGAGCTGCTGGCCAGAATCCGAGCTTTATTGCGTCGTCCACCGCTCCAAAATGACTTGATTCTGCAGGTGGGGGACTTAAAACTCGATATCGTCCAGCGATCTGTGCGCCGTGGCGATCGCGAAATTGATCTAAGCCCCCGCGAATTCGCCCTCTTGGAATATCTCATGGGGCATTCCCGCCAGGTATTGAGCCGCACGCAAATTGCCCAACATGTTTGGAGCTTTGATTTCTATAGCGACTTCAAAGTGATTGATGTTTACATCGGCTATTTGCGGCGAAAAATTGAGCGCCAGGGTGAGCCGCGACTGATCAAAACGGTGCGCGGGGTTGGCTACTGCATTAGCGCCGACCCCGAGAGCAATCAGGAGTCTTAG
- a CDS encoding type I glyceraldehyde-3-phosphate dehydrogenase, whose amino-acid sequence MIRVAINGFGRIGRNFLRCWLTRENSQLDVVAINDTSDPKTNSHLLKYDSMLGRLDADIQAGENSLIVNGKTIKCCSDRNPNNLPWKAWEVDLVVEATGVFRSVEGASRHIEAGARKVLITAPGKGGGVGTFVMGVNHEAYQHGDYDVVSNASCTTNCLAPVVKVLHENFGIIKGTMTTTHSYTGDQRLLDASHRDLRRARAAALSIVPTTTGAAEAVAKVYPEVQGRLNGIALRVPTPNVSVVDFVSQVEKPAIAEQINDAFKAAAEGKMKGILGYSDLPLVSIDYRKTDESSIVDSSLTIVLGGDLVKVVAWYDNEWGYSQRVVDLAELVAQKWAS is encoded by the coding sequence GTGATTAGAGTAGCAATTAACGGATTTGGACGCATTGGGCGGAACTTTCTGCGTTGCTGGTTAACTCGTGAAAATAGTCAACTCGATGTCGTAGCCATCAATGACACGTCTGATCCCAAAACCAATTCGCATCTACTGAAGTACGACTCTATGTTGGGGCGGCTTGATGCTGATATCCAAGCAGGGGAAAATAGCCTGATTGTTAATGGTAAGACGATTAAGTGCTGCTCTGACCGTAACCCAAATAATTTGCCTTGGAAGGCGTGGGAAGTAGACCTGGTAGTTGAGGCAACAGGGGTTTTCCGGAGTGTAGAAGGGGCTTCTCGTCACATAGAAGCAGGTGCAAGAAAGGTCTTGATTACTGCGCCTGGCAAGGGCGGGGGCGTTGGCACCTTCGTGATGGGGGTTAACCATGAAGCTTACCAGCACGGCGATTATGACGTTGTCAGCAATGCGAGCTGCACCACCAATTGTCTTGCCCCTGTCGTCAAAGTTTTGCATGAGAACTTTGGCATCATCAAAGGCACCATGACGACGACCCACAGCTACACGGGCGATCAGCGGTTGCTAGACGCAAGCCATCGGGATCTTCGCCGGGCTCGGGCAGCGGCGCTCAGCATTGTACCAACAACGACTGGGGCAGCCGAGGCAGTGGCTAAGGTTTACCCCGAGGTTCAGGGTAGGCTGAACGGCATTGCGCTGCGGGTGCCAACCCCCAATGTATCTGTGGTAGATTTTGTCTCTCAGGTAGAAAAGCCTGCGATTGCTGAGCAGATTAATGATGCCTTCAAGGCTGCTGCAGAAGGTAAGATGAAGGGCATTTTAGGATATAGCGATCTGCCTCTGGTTTCTATTGATTACCGTAAGACAGATGAGTCTTCCATCGTTGATTCCAGCCTAACCATTGTGTTAGGTGGGGATCTGGTGAAGGTCGTCGCTTGGTATGACAATGAGTGGGGCTACAGCCAGCGCGTGGTTGACCTTGCTGAGTTAGTGGCTCAGAAGTGGGCTAGCTAA
- a CDS encoding low molecular weight phosphotyrosine protein phosphatase, with translation MTTQLLFVCLGNICRSPSAENIMNHLLETRQLTHRFSCDSAGTSSYHIGSPPDRRMSMAARQEGIILKGRARQFQPEDFECFDWILAMDDSNYRDILRFDAAGRYHHKVRKICDFCRRHSDTEVPDPYYGGDEGFRYVIDLLMDACEGFLDFLLQESVSTHL, from the coding sequence ATGACTACTCAGCTATTGTTTGTCTGTCTTGGGAATATCTGCCGGTCGCCCTCGGCAGAAAACATCATGAATCACCTGCTGGAAACTCGCCAGTTGACCCATCGGTTCAGTTGTGACTCGGCGGGGACGTCAAGTTACCACATCGGCAGTCCCCCTGATCGGCGAATGTCAATGGCGGCCCGTCAGGAGGGTATTATCCTAAAAGGTCGAGCCCGCCAGTTCCAGCCTGAAGATTTTGAGTGTTTCGATTGGATTCTGGCAATGGATGACAGTAACTATCGAGACATTCTGCGGTTCGATGCAGCAGGGCGCTATCACCACAAGGTTCGCAAAATTTGCGATTTCTGCCGTCGTCATTCAGATACGGAAGTTCCTGATCCCTATTATGGGGGAGATGAGGGGTTCCGCTATGTGATTGATTTACTGATGGATGCTTGTGAAGGGTTTTTGGACTTTTTACTTCAGGAATCTGTCTCGACTCACTTGTAG
- a CDS encoding VOC family protein: MAISPTSVLFHLAFPVADIPTTKAFYVDGLGCEAGRESPHSLILNLYNHQIVAHTTDELVSQKGIYPRHFGLVFLQEADWETLLDRALTKGLKFYQQPKRRFPGSPLEHRTFFLEDPFFNLLEFKYYCHPTAIFGQVEHAQVGDAQ, encoded by the coding sequence ATGGCAATATCTCCTACTTCTGTGCTCTTCCACCTTGCGTTTCCAGTTGCTGACATTCCCACCACCAAAGCTTTCTACGTTGATGGGCTGGGCTGCGAAGCGGGGCGAGAGTCCCCCCACTCCCTGATTTTGAATCTTTACAACCATCAGATCGTGGCCCACACTACCGATGAGTTAGTCTCTCAAAAGGGGATTTATCCTCGCCATTTTGGTCTGGTGTTTTTGCAAGAAGCCGATTGGGAAACCCTGCTAGATCGCGCCCTAACCAAGGGGTTGAAATTTTATCAGCAGCCCAAACGTCGCTTCCCAGGCTCTCCGCTAGAGCATCGGACATTTTTTTTAGAAGACCCGTTTTTTAATCTGCTGGAGTTTAAGTATTACTGTCATCCCACCGCTATTTTTGGTCAGGTAGAGCATGCTCAGGTGGGCGATGCCCAATAG
- a CDS encoding aspartyl/asparaginyl beta-hydroxylase domain-containing protein yields MTILTLEDVAIAQMIQAAVVGDCNHLESVACLGPTYVALRRGAQLQRAYWDYSLELRETCQAIVSAAIAPASTSDSDTLELCFTHHYRAITPDQFRRAFAKVHIGIRGIELQYKDQIARYSPTSMIARNLTFQRVFEQFLEQTSLSEKAFFKQGTIQTFEARQVLITFRSEVTAVTMHRGSQVVPIKTLSSDCLQDMTTTMGQWLLRQVQADGRLPYKYFPSRGREATSNNLIRQFMATLCLIRYAQRSGRLDHQVLATHNLNYNLAQFYHWEGKLGVVEYDGKVKLGAIALAALAILEHADLLSIEVFDSVYGAHLEGLCRTIETLWQSDGSFRTFLKPRDRTDNQNFYPGEALLFWASLYQRTQDPQLLARCYQSAAYYRTWHQQQRNPAFVPWHTQAYALLYRATQDRYFLDLIFALNDWLLARQQWEGARYDDLRGRFYDPHHPGYGPPHASSTGVYLEGIADAYALAVETGEVERAQHYQQVIWRGLRSIRQLQFRESTDLFYISQRSPVYGAVRTTVYDNVIRIDNVQHCLMALMKLIQCPAFLHSTPNLKAADIDRSEPPLPAQVFTRAEATTLKNFRLVDPQVDIRPLIAEIKANEHLWLHNTSRQDKVKVQRETHTIYLRSAVKPYPPGVTNGNDVHDSCRTQLAQYFPTVMQWLETYAQASGGALGRATIVRLAPQGRVYRHIDQGEYYRLRDRYHLVLQSSVGSLLNAGDEWVRMHPGEFWWFDNQSPHEAYNEADDWRIHLIFDCDKRWQQKSGTSITPPITL; encoded by the coding sequence ATGACTATTTTGACCCTTGAAGATGTGGCTATTGCCCAGATGATTCAGGCTGCAGTAGTAGGGGATTGCAATCATTTAGAGTCTGTTGCTTGTTTAGGCCCCACCTATGTGGCTCTCCGCAGGGGGGCGCAGCTTCAGCGAGCCTATTGGGACTACAGTTTGGAACTGAGAGAAACTTGCCAAGCTATTGTCAGCGCTGCGATCGCGCCCGCCTCAACCTCAGACTCAGACACCTTAGAACTGTGTTTTACCCACCACTATCGCGCGATCACGCCTGACCAGTTTCGCCGGGCATTTGCCAAGGTTCATATTGGCATTCGTGGAATTGAGCTGCAGTACAAGGACCAGATAGCCCGCTACAGCCCGACTAGCATGATTGCTCGCAACCTGACTTTTCAGAGGGTTTTCGAGCAATTTTTGGAACAAACGTCTCTGTCCGAAAAAGCATTTTTTAAGCAAGGCACGATTCAGACGTTTGAGGCGCGCCAGGTATTGATCACCTTCAGGTCAGAGGTCACTGCGGTCACGATGCATCGAGGCAGCCAAGTTGTTCCCATCAAAACCTTGTCTAGCGACTGTTTGCAAGACATGACGACAACAATGGGGCAGTGGCTGCTGCGGCAAGTGCAGGCCGACGGGCGCCTGCCCTATAAGTACTTTCCTAGTCGGGGACGAGAGGCTACCAGCAATAACCTGATTCGGCAGTTTATGGCTACGCTTTGTCTAATTCGCTATGCCCAGCGATCCGGAAGACTCGATCATCAAGTGCTGGCAACCCACAATTTGAATTACAACCTGGCTCAGTTTTATCACTGGGAAGGTAAATTGGGGGTCGTTGAGTATGACGGCAAGGTTAAATTAGGCGCGATCGCCCTGGCTGCCCTGGCGATTTTAGAACACGCAGATCTCCTGTCTATCGAGGTTTTTGATTCTGTTTACGGGGCACACCTGGAAGGGCTCTGCCGAACCATCGAGACGCTGTGGCAATCAGATGGGTCATTTCGAACGTTTTTAAAGCCCCGCGATCGTACCGACAACCAAAACTTCTATCCCGGCGAGGCGCTGCTCTTTTGGGCAAGCCTCTATCAGCGCACTCAAGATCCGCAACTGTTAGCGCGCTGCTACCAAAGCGCAGCCTACTATCGTACCTGGCACCAGCAGCAGCGCAATCCTGCTTTTGTCCCCTGGCATACCCAAGCCTATGCCCTACTCTATCGTGCAACCCAGGATCGCTACTTCCTCGACCTTATTTTTGCTCTGAATGATTGGTTGCTAGCCCGGCAACAATGGGAGGGTGCCCGCTACGATGACCTGCGGGGGCGCTTCTACGATCCCCATCATCCTGGCTATGGCCCACCCCATGCCTCTTCTACCGGGGTGTATCTAGAAGGGATAGCCGACGCCTATGCCTTAGCGGTCGAAACGGGAGAGGTTGAACGTGCCCAGCACTACCAACAGGTGATCTGGCGAGGGCTCCGAAGCATTCGACAGCTGCAATTTCGAGAATCAACTGACCTGTTCTATATTTCCCAGCGATCGCCGGTGTATGGGGCCGTTCGCACCACGGTCTACGACAACGTGATTCGAATAGACAATGTTCAGCACTGCCTCATGGCTCTCATGAAGCTGATCCAGTGCCCTGCATTTCTACACAGCACACCCAACCTTAAAGCCGCTGATATAGACCGATCTGAGCCGCCATTACCCGCCCAAGTCTTCACCAGGGCTGAAGCGACAACGCTGAAAAACTTTCGCCTGGTTGACCCCCAGGTCGATATTCGCCCCCTAATCGCTGAAATTAAAGCGAATGAACACCTCTGGCTGCATAACACTAGCCGCCAAGACAAGGTCAAGGTGCAGCGGGAAACTCACACCATCTATCTACGGAGTGCCGTGAAGCCATATCCCCCCGGAGTCACCAATGGCAATGATGTTCACGATAGTTGCCGGACACAATTAGCCCAGTATTTCCCAACGGTTATGCAGTGGCTTGAGACCTATGCCCAAGCGTCGGGCGGCGCGTTAGGGCGAGCCACTATCGTCCGACTGGCCCCTCAAGGTCGAGTTTATCGCCATATTGATCAGGGAGAATATTATCGACTCCGCGATCGCTATCACCTGGTTTTGCAAAGCTCAGTCGGCAGTCTTCTTAACGCGGGTGATGAGTGGGTTCGGATGCATCCAGGAGAGTTTTGGTGGTTTGACAACCAATCTCCCCATGAAGCTTACAACGAAGCTGACGATTGGCGGATCCATCTCATCTTTGATTGCGATAAAAGATGGCAACAAAAATCGGGGACATCAATAACGCCCCCGATTACCCTTTAA
- a CDS encoding YbaB/EbfC family nucleoid-associated protein: MAQGQGFGFGLGKMKELSEAFKKAQQIQEGAKQLQEDLEQMEIEGQAGGGLVKVIMSGNQEPRRVVVSPEAMNEGAEILSDLVTAAMQDAYQKSTETMRERMEDLTGGLNLPNLG, translated from the coding sequence ATGGCACAAGGTCAAGGATTTGGATTTGGCCTCGGAAAGATGAAAGAACTCTCCGAAGCGTTCAAGAAAGCCCAGCAGATCCAGGAGGGGGCTAAACAACTCCAGGAAGATCTGGAGCAAATGGAAATTGAAGGCCAAGCAGGTGGCGGTTTGGTGAAAGTCATCATGAGTGGTAACCAAGAACCCCGGCGAGTAGTCGTTTCACCGGAAGCCATGAATGAAGGCGCAGAAATACTGTCCGATTTGGTGACGGCTGCGATGCAAGATGCTTACCAAAAGTCTACGGAAACCATGCGTGAACGGATGGAAGATCTAACCGGTGGGTTGAATTTGCCCAACCTGGGCTAA
- the murB gene encoding UDP-N-acetylmuramate dehydrogenase, whose translation MVLSVDAEDLTADGLFPLKQRVSLAGYTSYRVGGNAEWFALPKTPEQVSASLKWAAHQRLSVTLLGAGSNLLISDRGLSGLVICSRHLRGYHFDDAAGQLTAAAGEPLPNLAWKAARRGWRGLEWAVGIPGTVGGAVFMNAGAHGGCTADSLIKAEGITLAGDHICLSPETLQFSYRTSSLQSQLQLVAQATFQLSPGHDPTAVVADTQAALDQRRTTQPYHLPSCGSVFRNPTPYKAGQLIEQTGLKGHQIGQAQVSPLHANFIVNLGGATAQDVLTLIRHVQTQVDQQWALRLHPEVRMLGNFEDNHPDPHGTPQ comes from the coding sequence ATGGTGCTTTCCGTGGACGCCGAAGACCTAACTGCTGATGGCCTGTTTCCCCTCAAGCAACGGGTATCGCTAGCAGGCTATACCTCTTATCGGGTAGGGGGCAATGCAGAGTGGTTTGCGCTGCCGAAAACACCCGAGCAAGTGTCTGCTAGCTTAAAATGGGCTGCCCATCAACGCTTGTCTGTCACCTTGTTGGGCGCAGGGTCTAATCTCCTGATTAGCGATCGCGGACTGTCAGGATTAGTGATTTGTAGCCGCCATCTTCGTGGCTATCATTTTGACGATGCTGCTGGCCAGCTCACAGCCGCTGCGGGTGAGCCATTGCCTAACCTAGCTTGGAAAGCGGCACGTAGAGGATGGCGTGGTTTGGAGTGGGCAGTGGGCATTCCTGGCACGGTTGGGGGAGCGGTCTTTATGAATGCAGGCGCCCATGGAGGATGCACGGCTGATTCTCTTATAAAAGCTGAGGGGATCACCCTAGCCGGAGACCACATTTGCCTGTCGCCCGAGACCTTACAATTCTCCTATCGCACCTCTAGCTTGCAGTCACAGTTACAGCTCGTTGCTCAGGCCACGTTTCAATTGAGTCCAGGCCACGATCCTACAGCCGTCGTTGCTGATACACAGGCCGCGCTTGACCAGCGGCGAACCACTCAGCCTTATCATCTGCCCAGCTGTGGGAGTGTATTCCGCAATCCGACTCCTTACAAGGCGGGTCAATTGATTGAGCAAACGGGGTTAAAAGGCCATCAGATTGGACAGGCCCAAGTGTCGCCCCTTCACGCGAATTTTATTGTTAATCTAGGCGGCGCGACAGCTCAGGATGTCTTGACGCTGATCCGACACGTTCAGACCCAAGTTGATCAGCAGTGGGCTTTGCGGTTGCACCCTGAGGTGCGCATGTTAGGGAACTTTGAGGACAATCATCCTGATCCTCACGGAACTCCTCAGTAA